The following are from one region of the Hyphomicrobiales bacterium genome:
- a CDS encoding FAD-binding protein — MGFIEMPQPDTAIVGKRDQIVAGLRTIVPGEGVITDPKQLVPYETDAFTAYRRVPLAVVLPETTEQVAALMKFCSDHGVPVVPRGAGTSLAGGAIPQEDAVVIGLSKMRSVVSINYANRTAVVQVGITNLAISDAVAKDGFFYAPDPSSQLACTIGGNIAMNSGGAHCLKYGVTTNNLLGLKLVLMDGTVLELGGESFDGPGYDLVGLLCGSEGQLGIVTEATVRLLPKAEGARPVLFGFETALEAGACVADIIAQGIVPVAMEFMDKPAIDICEGFAKAGYPMDVDALLIIEVEGSEAEMDAMLARIVKIAREHKVKRIKESESAMEAAAIWKGRKSAFGATGRIADYICMDGTIPTGQLPRVLKGIDEIVKGYGLRVANVFHAGDGNLHPLILYNVNDPEERDKAELAGNDVLRLCVEVGGCLTGEHGVGIEKRDLMTDQFNEADLHQQMRVRAVFDREWLMNPAKVFPLEGRLESEPMQTGEAA; from the coding sequence ATGGGTTTCATTGAAATGCCGCAGCCGGACACGGCCATCGTCGGCAAGCGCGATCAGATCGTCGCCGGGCTTCGCACGATCGTGCCTGGCGAGGGCGTGATCACCGATCCCAAGCAGCTCGTGCCCTACGAAACCGACGCCTTCACCGCCTATCGCCGGGTCCCATTGGCTGTCGTCTTGCCGGAAACAACTGAACAAGTCGCCGCGCTGATGAAGTTTTGCAGCGACCATGGCGTACCGGTTGTCCCTCGCGGTGCTGGAACATCACTTGCCGGCGGCGCCATCCCCCAGGAAGACGCGGTGGTGATCGGACTGTCGAAGATGCGCTCGGTCGTTTCGATCAATTATGCCAACCGCACCGCGGTTGTGCAGGTCGGCATCACCAATCTCGCAATATCGGATGCCGTCGCCAAGGATGGTTTCTTTTATGCTCCCGACCCATCCTCGCAGCTGGCTTGCACGATCGGTGGCAATATTGCGATGAACTCCGGCGGCGCTCACTGCCTGAAATATGGTGTGACGACCAACAATCTGCTCGGCCTGAAGCTGGTGCTGATGGACGGCACCGTCCTGGAGCTTGGTGGCGAGAGCTTCGATGGCCCAGGCTATGATCTGGTCGGTCTGCTATGCGGCTCCGAAGGTCAGCTGGGCATCGTCACCGAGGCAACGGTGCGACTGCTCCCCAAGGCGGAGGGCGCGCGCCCGGTTCTCTTCGGATTTGAGACCGCGCTTGAGGCGGGCGCCTGCGTTGCCGACATCATCGCGCAGGGCATCGTGCCGGTGGCCATGGAATTCATGGACAAGCCGGCCATCGACATCTGCGAAGGCTTTGCCAAGGCCGGTTATCCGATGGACGTCGATGCGTTGCTTATCATCGAGGTTGAGGGCTCTGAGGCCGAGATGGATGCGATGCTTGCGCGTATCGTCAAGATCGCCCGCGAGCATAAGGTCAAGCGCATCAAAGAAAGCGAGTCGGCGATGGAGGCTGCCGCGATATGGAAAGGCCGCAAATCCGCCTTCGGCGCGACCGGACGCATCGCGGACTACATCTGCATGGATGGCACAATCCCGACCGGTCAGTTGCCGCGCGTGCTGAAGGGCATCGATGAGATTGTCAAAGGCTATGGCCTTCGTGTCGCGAACGTCTTCCATGCCGGTGACGGCAATTTGCATCCGCTGATCCTCTACAATGTCAATGATCCCGAAGAGCGCGACAAGGCCGAACTGGCTGGCAATGATGTGCTGCGACTCTGCGTGGAGGTTGGCGGTTGCCTGACGGGCGAGCACGGCGTCGGCATCGAAAAACGCGACCTGATGACCGACCAGTTCAATGAAGCTGACCTGCATCAGCAGATGCGGGTGCGC